The Arachis duranensis cultivar V14167 chromosome 2, aradu.V14167.gnm2.J7QH, whole genome shotgun sequence genome has a window encoding:
- the LOC107474492 gene encoding pentatricopeptide repeat-containing protein At1g80270, mitochondrial, which translates to MWALRRASIRLSLRSQGFSLGASTAIKLMPAAVEDGAGISGSFQITRSKVLSTMTCYHAGHSSPKFTMSRRELSSQADANSTNNDDDLDEALSYELQTQGINDEVETDFGDDDEDFKKSHDEMELSDIEIDPKKSPRSKRLSKIFTAIIKAPGLSVRSALDKWIEEGKDISRQEISLALVNLRRRKMYGRALQLFEWLELNKKLEFLEQDYASRLDLIAKLRGLPMAEKFIDSVPKSFRRELLYRTLLANYVSQNKLNKAEATFNRMKDLDLPRTTFACNQMLLLYKRVDKKKIADVLLLMENENVKPSTLTYKILIDTKGSNDIAGMEEIVETMKTEGIEPDLQTQAALARHYISAGLNERAEAILKEMEGENVKKKQWVCPTLLCLYAKLGKADEVERIWKVCESSPRIEDCTSAVEAWGALNKIDKAEEIFEFMSKKWKLSSGNYNVLLKVYLNHNMLLKGKDLVKRMLDSGCKVNLLTYNALVKLHVQAGEVEKANTLLQTAIQQNRNKPLFDTFMAIMEEYAKSGDIHNAEKIFYQMRKAGYISRFTQYQVLIQAYINAKQPAYGISERMKADNIFPNKAMSKQLVQMNPFEKTAVLALLD; encoded by the exons ATGTGGGCTCTTCGTCGAGCTTCCATTCGTCTTAGTCTCAG GAGCCAAGGATTTAGTCTAGGAGCATCTACTGCTATCAAGCTAATGCCAGCTGCTGTGGAAGATGGGGCTGGTATCAGTGGATCTTTTCAAATAACACGAAGCAAAGTTCTGTCAACAATGACATGTTATCATGCAGGTCATTCTTCCCCCAAATTTACTATGAGCAGACGTGAACTTTCGTCACAAGCTGATGCAAATAGTACGAACAATGACGATGATTTGGATGAAGCGCTGTCGTATGAGCTGCAGACACAAGGGATTAATGATGAAGTTGAGACTGACTTCGGCGATGATGATGAGGATTTTAAGAAATCACACGATGAGATGGAGTTATCTGACATTGAGATTGATCCAAAAAAATCACCACGTAGTAAGCGTCTGTCAAAAATATTCACGGCGATTATTAAAGCTCCAGGATTGTCTGTTCGTTCGGCTTTGGATAAGTGGATTGAAGAAGGGAAAGACATTAGTAGACAAGAAATCTCACTGGCCTTGGTTAATCTCCGGAGGCGTAAAATGTATGGGAGGGCTTTGCAG CTCTTCGAGTGGCTTGAGTTAAACAAGAAGCTTGAATTCTTAGAGCAGGATTATGCTTCTCGACTTGATTTGATTGCTAAATTACGTGGTCTGCCAATGGCAGAGAAATTTATTGACAGTGTTCCAAAGTCTTTCAGAAGGGAGTTGTTATACCGAACTTTACTTGCTAATTATGTTAGTCAGAACAAGTTGAATAAGGCTGAGGCAACATTCAATAGAATGAAGGACTTGGATCTACCTCGTACAACATTTGCTTGTAACCAAATGCTTCTTTTGTATAAGAGGGTtgacaagaagaagatagcagATGTGTTATTGTTGATGGAAAATGAGAATGTCAAACCTTCTACGCTTACCTATAAAATTTTGATAGACACAAAAGGGTCCAATGATATTGCTGGGATGGAGGAAATTGTGGAGACAATGAAGACAGAAGGCATTGAACCAGACTTGCAAACACAAGCAGCCTTGGCTAGACATTACATCTCTGCTGGGCTTAATGAAAGAGCCGAAGCTATATTGAAGGAGATGGAAGGTGAAAACGTGAAAAAGAAACAATGGGTTTGCCCTACTTTGCTCTGCCTTTATGCAAAGTTGGGAAAGGCTGACGAAGTAGAGAGAATTTGGAAGGTCTGTGAATCTAGCCCTCGAATTGAGGACTGCACGAGTGCAGTTGAAGCATGGGGAGCATTAAACAAAATTGATAAAGCAGAGGAAATTTTTGAGTTTATGTCGAAGAAATGGAAACTCTCTTCTGGTAACTATAATGTACTCCTGAAGGTTTATCTTAATCATAATATGCTATTGAAGGGTAAAGATCTTGTTAAGCGAATGTTAGATAGCGGCTGCAAAGTTAACCTATTGACATACAATGCTCTTGTCAAACTTCATGTCCAAGCTGGGGAAGTAGAAAAGGCAAACACTCTCTTGCAGACCGCAATCCAGCAGAACCGAAACAAGCCATTGTTTGATACTTTCATGGCTATTATGGAAGAGTATGCGAAGAGCGGCGACATTCATAATGCAGAAAAGATTTTCTACCAAATGAGGAAAGCTGGCTACATTTCTCGATTCACTCAGTATCAAGTTCTAATCCAAGCGTACATAAATGCCAAGCAGCCAGCATATGGAATCAGTGAGCGGATGAAAGCCGATAACATATTTCCAAACAAAGCTATGTCTAAGCAATTAGTTCAAATGAACCCATTTGAGAAAACTGCAGTTTTGGCATTGCTTGATTAA